Proteins found in one Venturia canescens isolate UGA chromosome 8, ASM1945775v1, whole genome shotgun sequence genomic segment:
- the LOC122415079 gene encoding glutathione S-transferase C-terminal domain-containing protein homolog: MRKQNEIYLEISSINDNEKCLAPIETVVTLFTLRYCESEMNVRFVRRNIAKDVRCHTVDVSDVEYRLVSEEEVPFNASSCELPNVIINDDAVVAGLCASLRQVVKNTISQYPEHSCRCLLGFKDSCLLAPSETSVWTKYCEVDLLSTLKNLSEDLLSNIELPVSMARFEAHMSEPVRLHNVYKYTMSKKFAPNGVVSQEKGVVPEHLYAEGSFVTLADIIIFVCFHILFNFITSSEIRQLLPLTCRWYDRLMEDASMAKCLNCIILEPSEISNIRYVLPDVEKQSLYKSDPKRYKPRNRIYTRQEDVENSLRLIDELKINRGLNIEPYGVEVELDWSKIPHEATPEGGALPIARLKRKFEQLENLCKPVLKLARKKDVIVDFCSGSGHLGILVAHLLPQCTVILLENKEESLNRSKERVIKLQLANVQFYQCNLDYFKGYFDIGMSLHACGVATDLVIQHCIRKNAIFVSCPCCYGSVHDCHHITYPRSDIFRRNINKRDYLILGHSADQTHDVKNAKTAQGNECMAIIDTDRKLQAEQFGYEVYLAKLVPETCTPKNHLLVGIPKYRNP, translated from the coding sequence ATGAGGAAGCAGAACGAGATTTATTTAGAAATTTCCTCAATTAACGACAACGAGAAATGTTTAGCTCCGATCGAAACGGTCGTGACTCTTTTCACATTGAGGTATTGTGAATCGGAGATGAACGTGAGGTTCGTAAGAAGAAATATCGCAAAAGATGTCCGTTGTCATACAGTGGACGTAAGCGACGTCGAATATCGTTTGGTGAGCGAAGAGGAAGTTCCATTTAACGCAAGTTCCTGCGAATTACCAAATGTCATTATAAACGATGACGCAGTGGTGGCAGGCTTGTGCGCAAGCTTGCGTCAAGTGGTGAAAAACACAATATCTCAATACCCTGAGCACAGTTGTCGTTGTTTATTGGGTTTTAAGGATTCCTGCCTTCTGGCACCATCGGAAACAAGCGTTTGGACGAAATACTGCGAAGTCGATCTGTTGTCAACTCTAAAAAATTTGAGCGAAGATTTATTGTCGAACATTGAATTGCCAGTGTCGATGGCCCGTTTCGAGGCGCACATGAGTGAACCGGTACGTTTACACAACGTGTATAAATATACGATGTCGAAGAAGTTCGCTCCAAACGGTGTGGTGAGTCAAGAGAAAGGTGTCGTACCGGAACACCTGTACGCCGAAGGCTCTTTCGTGACTCTCGCGGACATAATAATATTCGTTTGTTTCCACatacttttcaatttcataacgAGCTCAGAAATTCGTCAGCTATTGCCTCTGACGTGTAGATGGTACGACAGATTGATGGAAGATGCTTCGATGGCCAAGTGTCTCAACTGTATAATCCTGGAACCTTCggaaatttcgaatattcgtTACGTGCTTCCTGACGTTGAGAAGCAAAGTTTGTACAAAAGCGACCCGAAGCGTTACAAGCCACGAAATCGTATATACACGAGGCAAGAAGACGTTGAAAATTCGCTGCGCCTCATCgacgaattgaaaataaataggGGACTGAATATCGAGCCTTATGGTGTTGAAGTGGAGTTAGATTGGAGCAAAATTCCTCACGAGGCTACGCCCGAAGGTGGTGCTTTGCCGATAGCTCGATTGAAACGGAAGTTTGAGCAGCTTGAGAACTTGTGTAAACCTGTGCTCAAACTGGCTCGAAAGAAGGACGTTATCGTTGACTTTTGCTCGGGCAGTGGTCACCTAGGTATTCTCGTAGCTCATCTATTGCCACAGTGCACAGTTATACTGctagaaaataaagaagaatcGTTGAATCGATCGAAAGAACGCGTGATAAAATTGCAACTGGCGAAcgttcaattttatcaatGCAATCTGGATTATTTCAAGGGTTACTTCGACATTGGAATGTCACTGCACGCTTGTGGCGTTGCAACTGATCTTGTCATACAGCATTGCATTAGGAAAAACGCAATTTTTGTCAGCTGTCCTTGCTGCTACGGCTCCGTTCACGATTGTCATCATATAACCTACCCCAGAAGTGATATTTTTCGGAGAAACATTAACAAAAGGGATTACCTCATACTCGGTCATTCCGCAGATCAGACGCACGACGTTAAAAATGCTAAAACCGCTCAAGGCAACGAGTGCATGGCTATCATTGATACTGACAGAAAATTACAAGCCGAACAATTCGGATATGAGGTTTATTTGGCGAAACTCGTTCCTGAAACGTGCACCCCGAAGAATCATTTGCTCGTTGGTATTCCGAAATACCGAAATCCATAA